One Vanessa cardui chromosome 14, ilVanCard2.1, whole genome shotgun sequence DNA segment encodes these proteins:
- the LOC124535297 gene encoding anosmin-1 yields MKSITILVFVAVLLTPEALAKTKRFLRLQTDPLSKTRCDLICIDASKETKSQCRSTCRSEERKPGTCPNGDNPRWMAACVEACNQDSQCDGTQRCCKHGCSSMCSEPVDLLNLPGLPALPAMDEVKERRRAVQIKWSDGVGDAARAVPGRVLYILEEQHHLGPKYEEERLGDWNLILRTNKTKVSLRNLLKPGRWYRFRVAAVSSSGTRGYSAPSAPFTPRKGPRPPPPPKKLKVLPVKSDNGTVTIRLEWKEPRSDLPVMRYKVFWSRRVRGLGGELDSVLVNHQTVPKDQTYVEISDLQPNSMYFLQVQTISLFGLGKLRSDKAAIFYNTTSATEEHPPEALTKRKDEKSIKGVKLNKFIWLDHKIKAKISWEPGFQSKGRKRYFVHWKIIACQHPVKELKELSAITEQNSFEIYELDYKCKYRVNVNRSWNTKTPDSEFILTVPQCEYFKKKVSSTTVTC; encoded by the exons atgaaatcgATTACTATTTTGGTATTTGTTGCGGTTCTGTTGACGCCAGAAGCTTTGGCGAAGACGAAAAGGTTTTTGAGATTGCAAACAGATCCGTTGTCGAAGACACGTTGCGACTTGATCTGTATTGATGCAAGCAAGGAAACGAAATCTCAG TGTCGCTCAACATGTCGCTCCGAAGAACGGAAACCAGGAACATGCCCCAATGGAGACAATCCGAGATGGATGGCTGCTTGCGTCGAAGCCTGCAACCAGGACTCACAATGTGATGGTACTCAGCGTTGCTGCAAACATGGCTGCAGTTCCATGTGTAGCGAACCAGTAGACCTTTTGAACTTACCAG GCTTGCCAGCTCTCCCAGCAATGGATGAGGTAAAAGAAAGGCGCCGTGCTGTACAAATTAAGTGGTCGGATGGCGTAGGGGACGCAGCAAGAGCAGTTCCCGGTAGAGTCTTGTACATTTTAGAAGAACAACACCATTTAGGACCAAAGTATGAAGAAGAAAGGCTTGGGGATTGGAATCTTATACTGAGGACCAATAA GACAAAAGTGTCTCTCCGAAATCTTCTGAAACCCGGTCGATGGTATCGTTTTCGTGTAGCTGCCGTTAGTTCGTCTGGCACACGAGGATACTCTGCACCAAGTGCTCCGTTCACCCCGCGTAAGGGACCAAGGCCGCCACCTCCACCTAAGAAACTTAAAGTATTACCCGTGAAATCAGATAATG GTACTGTAACAATAAGACTAGAATGGAAAGAACCTCGTTCTGATTTACCGGTAATGCGTTATAAAGTTTTCTGGAGCAGACGAGTACGAGGGCTAGGAGGTGAATTGGATTCAGTTCTTGTAAATCACCAAACTGTTCCAAAG GATCAAACTTATGTAGAAATTAGCGACTTACAACCAAATTCGATGTATTTCCTCCAAGTCCAAACAATTAGCTTATTCGGCCTCGGGAAACTGAGAAGTGACAAAGCGGCgatattttacaatacaacGAGCGCAACAGAAG aacatCCACCGGAAGCTCTTACGAAGAGAAAAGACGAAAAGAGTATCAAAggtgtaaaattaaacaaattcataTGGTTGGATCATAAAATTAAAGCGAAAATTTCATGGGAGCCCGGATTTCAATCCAAAGGCCGTAAAAG gtATTTCGTGCATTGGAAAATCATAGCATGCCAACACCCCGTTAAGGAATTGAAGGAGTTATCCGCAATTACCGag CAAAACTCGTTCGAAATTTACGAGTTGGATTATAAATGCAAGTACAGAGTCAACGTTAATAGGTCCTGGAACACAAAAACTCCGGATTCGGAATTCATTCTGACCGTTCCTCAATGCGAATATTTCAAGAAGAAAGTCAGCAGCACGACGGTTACTTGCTAA
- the LOC124535461 gene encoding uncharacterized protein LOC124535461 produces the protein MSSIRSCVVLLVLLVQFQSIISKPFFFNLICDFICDDDDNTSSTTTSSSTEDDYFDFCDCTPTTRRPNNNRRQPFAPSQFNIRLPPSNGMNLSMINTNGIWSFGLDALQNGQAPNFANGPTTLAPTTAAGGTTAAGTTAAATTAKK, from the exons ATGAGTTCAATACGATCGTGCGTGGTTTTGTTAGTGTTACTAGTGCAGTTtcaatcaattatttcaaag ccctttttctttaatttaatatgcgACTTCATCTGTGATGATGACGATAACACATCATCCACCACGACTAGTTCAAGTACAGAAGATGACTATTTCGACTTCTGTGACTGCACTCCCACCACGCGCCGCCCCAACAACAATCGTCGTCAACCTTTCGCCCCATCACAATTCAACATAAGATTAC caCCTTCAAATGGAATGAACCTCAGCATGATCAACACGAACGGTATATGGTCATTCGGCTTGGATGCTCTTCAAAATGGACAAGCACCAAATTTCGCGAATGGTCCCACTACACTCGCGCCAACAACCGCTGCCGGTGGTACCACCGCTGCAGGAACAACCGCCGCCGCTACCActgctaaaaaataa